In Fusarium oxysporum f. sp. lycopersici 4287 chromosome 6, whole genome shotgun sequence, a single window of DNA contains:
- a CDS encoding hypothetical protein (At least one base has a quality score < 10) produces the protein MLEGKSDLVGDVKIFRFVLFAKRPLAVDELLHALGIPNNPDTQFTPSNDSFRKRIPSEQRIVSCGGNFLEIKGRHGTGINIPQLLSPQTNQPVGNGTVQVMHQTVREFFLDSNGDVAHSKFQMCDRDAHICISMTCIRYLMLCAANATPVAALPHVGFWTSEHFERYAQYLDEWPLAKYALQYLTHHIDGCHQDAGVVRIRSRLIDKLTDKPVVYLLEKWGAAAREFRNTLWHAAARNGFSTAVETLLTVGANVNTRENDGLPAGRTALQAAAEGGHVDTVAKLLVANADVNAEGAVKYGGQTALQAAAGGGHVEIVNKLLAANADVNAVGAVKYGGQTALQAAAGGGHVEIVDKLLAANAEVNAAPAANARTALQAAAGGGHVEIVDKLLAANADVNAAPAKHSGRAALQAAAGGGHVEIVDKLLAANAEVNAAPATDDGRTALQAAAGSGHVEIVDKLLAANADVNAEGAAVYGRTALQAAAGGGHFEIVAKLLVANADVNAAPAEYGGRTALQAAAGGGHMKIVDMLKQAIVGRFWARDGGIFREQNFIRRK, from the exons ATGCTGGAGGGCAAGTCAGATCTCGTTGGTGATGTAAAAATTTTCCGATTCGTCCTCTTCGCGAAACGTCCTCTTGCAGTGGACGAACTCCTCCATGCTCTTGGCATTCCGAACAATCCTGACACACAATTCACTCCGTCCAATGATTCTTTTCGGAAACGTATTCCATCCGAGCAACGTATCGTTTCCTGCGGAGGCAACTTCTTAGAAATCAAGGGACGTCATGGTACTGGCATAAACATACCCCAACTCCTCAGCCCTCAAACTAACCAACCTGTAGGGAATGGGACAGTTCAAGTTATGCACCAAACTGTCCGCGAGTTCTTCCTCGATTCCAACGGAGATGTGGCGCACTCCAAGTTCCAGATGTGCGACAGAGATGCCCACATTTGCATATCTATGACTTGTATCCGGTATCTCATGCTTTGTGCCGCAAATGCCACTCCAGTGGCGGCGCTGCCGCATGTCGGATTTTGGACTTCGGAGCACTTCGAACGCTATGCCCAATACCTGGACGAATGGCCACTGGCAAAATATGCCTTGCAGTATCTCACACATCACATAGACGGCTGCCATCAAGATGCAGGAGTCGTTCGTATCCGTTCCCGGCTCATTGATAAATTGACCGACAAACCGGTCGTTTACTTGCTAGAGAAGTGG GGTGCTGCCGCAAGGGAGTTCAGAAACACACTCTGGCATGCTGCAGCTCGGAACGGGTTTTCTACAGCAGTTGAGACGCTGTTGACAGTTGGGGCAAACGTGAACACGAGGGAGAACGACGGACTGCCAGCTGGTCGAACGGCGCTCCAGGCGGCGGCAGAGGGCGGCCACGTCGACACAGTGGCCAAGCTGCTCGTGGCGAATGCGGACGTCAACGCAGAGGGGGCGGTAAAGTATGGTGGCCAAACAGCGCTCCAGGCGGCGGCAGGGGGCGGCCACGTTGAGATAGTGAACAAGCTGCTGGCGGCGAATGCGGACGTCAATGCAGTGGGGGCGGTAAAGTATGGTGGCCAAACGGCGCTCCAGGCGGCGGCAGGGGGCGGCCACGTTGAGATAGTGGACAAGCTGCTCGCAGCGAACGCGGAAGTCAATGCAGCGCCGGCGGCGAATGCCCGAACGGCGCTCCAGGCGGCGGCAGGGGGCGGCCACGTTGAGATAGTGGACAAGCTGCTCGCAGCGAACGCGGACGTCAATGCAGCGCCGGCGAAGCATAGTGGCCGAGCGGCGCTTCAGGCGGCGGCAGGGGGCGGCCACGTTGAGATAGTGGACAAGCTGCTCGCAGCGAACGCGGAAGTCAATGCAGCGCCGGCGACGGACGATGGCCGAACGGCGCTCCAGGCGGCAGCAGGCAGCGGCCACGTCGAGATAGTAGACAAACTGCTCGCGGCAAACGCAGACGTCAATGCAGAGGGGGCGGCGGTGTATGGCCGAACGGCGCTCCAGGCGGCGGCAGGGGGCGGCCACTTCGAGATAGTAGCTAAGCTACTCGTGGCGAACGCGGACGTCAATGCGGCGCCGGCGGAGTATGGTGGCCGAACAGCGCTCCAGGCGGCGGCAGGCGGAGGCCATATGAAGATCGTGGATATGCTAAAACAAGCGATCGTAGGGAGATTTTGGGCCAGGGATGGCGGGATATTTAGAGAACAAAATTTTATTAGAAGGAAATAA